The genomic window CGAACGGAGAAATGTTTCGCGGCAACAAAATATATACTGCGATCCTTGCCGTCGAGGGCCTTATAGAATTATTGATCCTGTTTATTTCCGCATCCATACTGCTAAAGCCGGACATTACAAATAATGATCTCGTCACCGTTATCCTGTTAATGCTCCTGTTCTTTGGTATCGCGTATACCATGTTTTCAGAGCTGCGCAAAAAATAGTCGGAGTATCGGTCTCCGGCTCTTCCTAGTTTTTCACTCCCCGGATAAATTTGCTTACCGCGATCCCCTGGCAATTTTTATCCATTTACATTTCTGCCTTGCATGTCACATCTCAGGTATTATCCGTCTTTGACGTAACATGCACAAGATAATTTATTCAACATATAATACAACCTACATAACATGATCGACCCTGCAATGTTCCCAAAGCTTGCTGAAAACATCCTGAACCTTTTAAACGTCAGAGACGGCGAGGCGATTTTCATATCCGGAGGCATCCATGAGCAGGGTTTCCTTGAAGAGATCGGTATACAGGTAGCCCGCCGAGGTGCGGAGCCGTTCATTCATTCGGTGTCTAACGATTTTCAAAAAAGGATGCTCGAGACCTACACAGTCGACCAGTACAGGCGAACTCCAAAGATAATGAAGGGTGTGACAGAATCAATGGATGCTTATGTTATCATAGAGCCATATTTCGACCCTTCCATCAAATCATTTTACCGGGAAAAGATGCAGGCGCGGTCTGACGGCATGTTCCCGATCATGCAGATCATATATGGCGAGCCCGGAAAACGATGGGTATACATGGGATGGGCGACCGAGCCTATGGCCAAAATGTACGGCGTGCCGGTCGAAATCCTGGAAAAGCTGGTCATCGGCGGGTGTAACATTGACTATGGAAGACTGATGGTCGATTGCGAGTACCTGAGAAAAGTCCTTGACGGCGGAAGATATGTTCACGCGACGGACCCATATGGCACTGATTTTAAGCTGAACATAGAGGGAAGAAGGCTTAACCTGGATGACGGCCTCTGGTCAGCCGAAAAAGAAGCCGAGGGTAACAAGGGCGGGAACCTGCCAGCGGGAGAAGTCTTTG from Methanooceanicella nereidis includes these protein-coding regions:
- a CDS encoding aminopeptidase; its protein translation is MIDPAMFPKLAENILNLLNVRDGEAIFISGGIHEQGFLEEIGIQVARRGAEPFIHSVSNDFQKRMLETYTVDQYRRTPKIMKGVTESMDAYVIIEPYFDPSIKSFYREKMQARSDGMFPIMQIIYGEPGKRWVYMGWATEPMAKMYGVPVEILEKLVIGGCNIDYGRLMVDCEYLRKVLDGGRYVHATDPYGTDFKLNIEGRRLNLDDGLWSAEKEAEGNKGGNLPAGEVFVAPVETFGEGRIYCPLTIDDLTRGIIIKGVTLEFKDGTLIPEKCTADTNESVLRDTLEKMVELDIKKYGAPNALKVAELGIGLNPVIDRAIGYILTDEKIGGSVHVAFGRSDMYGGNVQSNMHWDFVTSPEITLEVEYKNGDKKLIMKDGKLQY